The Vespa velutina chromosome 19, iVesVel2.1, whole genome shotgun sequence region aGATACACGTGTTAATGTTCTCGTatcgtataaagaaaaaagggcaTCGAAATGGTACTCTCAAAAATGTAAAGCcaaagatttctctctctctctctctctctctctctatctctctctctctctctctagaaaTATTATAGAGGATTTGTGATCATAACTGACCGCAGAGACGTAAGATCGACGCGTGTCTACGTACGTGATGCACGTGCACGAGAGAACTAGGAGAGAGAGTCTATTCTCGATCTAAGGATCGATCATTTAATTACGTTAAAGTGTTACGAAGATATTTCATTGACATTGtacattttcttattctttctgtCCGATGATCTATGAATAACAAGAGATACCACGATAACATATTTCGAGATAACAAAATAACATATTTTGAGAATATTTTGATGTTTTTTtacggaagaaaaagagatcgatCATCATCTGTTGAaccgtaaaaataaataaaaaaaaaaaaaaaatagaaagaaaaaaaaaataaaaacataaagaagCATACTGTCTAATCGATAGGATCgaaaatacaaatatcatATGCACAAGGACGAGAAATCAATCGAGTGGAATCTACGATCAATTAACTTGTCGTATGTCCCTGATTTAGATACGTAGTAGATATACTCTATTGACAATTCGTCATCAATCATCGAGCCATTAATCCaattcgattttcttctctctctctctctctctctctctttttctctctctagtcTTTCGTACCCAATGGACCAAATATTATTGGATCGATCGttgcattattttttcatccttttatcAATGAATGTATTCCAACAATCAagttacaatatataaatgaatatgaacaggcatatatatatatataaaagataatttgtcgttgattaaaagaagatggaaaagaagaaaagaaaaaaaaatgtcttgtCACGAGAAGATCCAGTCAAAATCAGTGGATGTGCACGAGAAGATATCCAAGATGATTGGTCGTGTGCGTGTCAGTATAACGTTTGATGCCTCGTAAAATTTCTCTCGTAAAAGTGACAAAGGGTGAGGGTaaacaggagagagagagagagagagagagagggagagagaaaatgagagagagagagagagagagagagagagagagagagagaaagagagggagctCATAACGTGTGATAAGGTCGGGGCCGACCGAGGTAATAAATAGGAGAGGGTAGTACGTAGGAGCGGCATTTCGTCTCGCGACGGCGTACAGTTCGCATCGATCGTAGCTTTCGTTGAGAATATCAGAGATTTGTGACAGATTGGAATTGCGCATTCTCATTCTATCTTGTCTCTTAAGAGAACaggatataaaagaagaataagaagaagttaaagaagaagaagaagaagaagaaaaagaagaagaaaaagtggatGAAAAAGGATCATAACATTCGATAATTAACTAATACTATTTTGGTGACGTCAAAGAAAATCCTCATTAAAAAGACATCATtcagataaagaaatattctataatagaagaataaatagaagaagaaagagaaaaagggttagaaggagaagaagaaaggaaaatattagaGTGATCATGTTGAAGAAATTATTGAGCAAATCCGGACGTAGGATTTTACGggtaagaaatatatattaaattatttttataaaagggagaaaagaaaaatgttaacttTAACTACGTGAAATAAGTTTAAagtcagaaaagaaaaaaggaaagaggaaaaatggTAGATGGGACGTTTTGgtatatctatgtgtatgtgcgtatgtatgtatgtatgtatgtatatgttgaGTTCGGTGCTCGACGACCTAATTTTCCAGCGTGACATCGTCGAGTGACCCGGGCATTGGCTTGCTCCTAGTTTTTGACCGTTCGATTCCGTTTCGTgctctatttttttccatccgtttaataattttaataacaattcgaTTCGAGAGAAGTAAACGTATAGGTggtctcgcgcgcgcgcgcaaaaatgaggaaaatgtagaaagaaagaaacttgaTTATTTATCCATAATGAAGATTCGAAACGTGTTGTTGTAACGTTATACATCAAAAGATAAGAATACTATCGTGTAACTTAATCTATTAGCTTGCGCGTTTTACGTCAGAGTTGCGTGTGTGCTCGtgcatgagagagaaagagacagagtaagtgagagagagagagagagagagagagagagagagagaaggaggaaggagtAAAAAGGGTGGGTGGAGGGGTGGGGGGAATAAGAGTGTGggagggaggagaaggagtTGTTTGACattttcaagaaagaaaaacacatCGTTGCTTTTCATCGTAGGCGATCAAGAAGCTGTCAACGAGGAGTCGGAAGTTGAAAAGGTCGCAGCAGTCCAATTGTGGTGGTGGTTGGCAATCGACCCTCGGACCGGATCTAGATGCCGTGTCCCTTTCGTTGTCCCTACCGTCCCTGGACGCGAAAAGTATCGACACCTACATGACCTACGTCATTGAGAACATCGATGATTGTGATTCTAGATGTTGTCACTGTTGTGACGAATACGAAGAGAATCAGAGGAATGAGaacattgaaaatg contains the following coding sequences:
- the LOC124955783 gene encoding uncharacterized protein LOC124955783 yields the protein MLKKLLSKSGRRILRAIKKLSTRSRKLKRSQQSNCGGGWQSTLGPDLDAVSLSLSLPSLDAKSIDTYMTYVIENIDDCDSRCCHCCDEYEENQRNENIENEMTI